Proteins encoded in a region of the Oncorhynchus clarkii lewisi isolate Uvic-CL-2024 chromosome 18, UVic_Ocla_1.0, whole genome shotgun sequence genome:
- the LOC139373083 gene encoding SLAIN motif-containing protein 1-like isoform X1, translated as MDAAVMNSQIMTDVNGNSNAANAELEVKKLQELVRKLERQNEQLRTRANGCTGSPHILPPSPAYMAGSYCIPSPLPTLLCQSSLESFFPLDEPFEYLHSHYVDTALDTEADYMERTVLDEVDILDLDAVFSIEDSEATWLYVSAKARLWGESPVTPLQWSRQVLDSPRTEVESARSLCLRLDQVHRWRGVFSSHSSPALPLRRVAGVSPLSASFSRSCSTPPPADRPASFSSPLHPLLHLSLTPVGKAERIPTFLPANHSANRSRSLQRFLLSPQSSMDSELSASELEDDAITQGYKLQDLVDVQVMARLQEDSLRQDYATTSINRRSASFSFLSLQHSGEADLEEEEDEEEYGQLPPPQPRLTRVGPTLQRGLSHSHTFSSIRDWRRSTTSPSTPQYPSGGFSYQPPPLALASPTLSTDTPEQQGFRPGSDKLRRSMPNLFRAPSVPSPLSPANHIVSPSTLRNSLSFDSSNGLASRLQSSIPSPGQLQNRVQSVGNFQSLSRQPLKATAYVSPTVKGPVTMPTSTSLQSLSGIPLPSKPAVGVGGTPTPPRSSLPRPASFIGTSSTPRSKIAQPTRSLLTPPKSLSTLSALRDGSWRDGCY; from the exons ATGGATGCAGCAGTGATGAACTCCCAGATAATGACGGATGTCAACGGCAACAGCAATGCCGCGAACGCCGAACTGGAGGTGAAAAAGCTCCAAGAGCTGGTTCGGAAATTGGAGCGGCAAAATGAGCAATTGAGGACGCGGGCGAACGGCTGCACTGGCAGCCCCCACATTCTACCTCCCTCTCCGGCCTATATGGCCGGGAGCTACTGCATACCTAGTCCGTTACCGACGCTACTGTGCCAGTCTTCCTTGGAGTCATTTTTCCCGTTGGACGAACCGTTCGAATATTTACATTCGCATTATGTTGATACTGCTCTCGACACGGAGGCTGATTATATGGAACGTACGGTTCTGGATGAGGTGGACATTCTGGACCTAGATGCTGTATTCTCTATTGAAGACTCTGAAGCTACCTG GCTGTATGTGTCAGCCAAGGCCCGGCTGTGGGGGGAGAGCCCTGTTACCCCCCTCCAGTGGAGCAGACAGGTCCTGGACAGCCCCAGAACAGAGGTGGAGTCGGCCCGCTCACTGTGCCTCAGGTTGGACCAAG TCCATAGGTGGCGGGGGGTCTTCTCCAGCCACTCTTCCCCTGCCCTCCCCCTGAGACGTGTAGCTGGAGTGTCCCCCCTCAGTGCCTCGTTCTCCAGGTCCTGCTCCACCCCTCCGCCCGCTGACAGACctg cctcattctcctcacccctccatcctctcctccacctgtccCTGACTCCTGTAGGGAAGGCTGAGAGAATTCCCACATTCCTCCCAGCCAATCACTCAGCCAATCGCA GCCGCAGCCTCCAGCGGTTCCTCCTCAGCCCCCAGTCTTCCATGGACAGTGAGCTCAGTGCCTCAGAGCTGGAGGATGACGCCATCACGCAGGGATACAAACTGCAGGACCTTGTTGACGTCCAGGTCATGGCTCGTCTGCAGGAGGACA GTCTTCGTCAGGACTACGCCACCACCTCCATCAACCGCCGCAGCGCCagcttctccttcctctcccttcagcACAGCGGCGAGGCCGacctggaggaggaagaggatgaggaagagtaCGGGCAGCTACCTCCTCCCCAGCCCCGTCTGACCCGTGTGGGACCCACCCTGCAGCGCGGCCTCTCCCACTCCCACACCTTCTCCAGCATACGGGACTGGAGGAGGAGCACAACCAGCCCCTCCACCCCTCAGTACCCCTCCGGAGGATTCTCCTATCAGCCCCCACCCCTGGCCCTGGCCAGCCCCACACTCAGCACCGACACACCCGAACAACAGGGCTTCAGGCCTGGATCAG ATAAGCTGCGGAGGAGCATGCCCAACCTGTTCAGGGCTCCCAGTGTGCCTAGCCCACTGAGCCCAGCCAATCACATCGTCTCTCCTTCCACCCTTCGGAACAGTCTGAGCTTTGACTCGTCCAATGGGCTGGCCAGCAGGCTACAGTCCTCCA TCCCTTCACCCGGTCAGTTGCAGAACAGAGTCCAGAGTGTGGGGAACTTCCAGTCGTTGTCGCGGCAACCCCTCAAAGCTACAGCCTATGTCAGCCCCACTGTGAAAGGGCCAGTTACCATGCCGACCTCCACCAGTCTGCAGTCCCTGAGTGGGATCCCCCTCCCCAGTAAACCAGCTGTGGGGGTTGGGGGCACTCCTACACCCCCCCGGAGCAGCCTGCCCCGCCCGGCCTCCTTTATTGGGACCAGCTCCACACCTCGAAGCAAGATCGCCCAACCCACacgcag TTTATTGACGCCTCCTAAGAGCTTGTCCACCCTGAGTGCCCTACGAGACGGGAGCTGGAGAGATGGCTGCTACTGA
- the LOC139373083 gene encoding SLAIN motif-containing protein 1-like isoform X2, with the protein MDAAVMNSQIMTDVNGNSNAANAELEVKKLQELVRKLERQNEQLRTRANGCTGSPHILPPSPAYMAGSYCIPSPLPTLLCQSSLESFFPLDEPFEYLHSHYVDTALDTEADYMERTVLDEVDILDLDAVFSIEDSEATWLYVSAKARLWGESPVTPLQWSRQVLDSPRTEVESARSLCLRLDQVHRWRGVFSSHSSPALPLRRVAGVSPLSASFSRSCSTPPPADRPGRSLQRFLLSPQSSMDSELSASELEDDAITQGYKLQDLVDVQVMARLQEDSLRQDYATTSINRRSASFSFLSLQHSGEADLEEEEDEEEYGQLPPPQPRLTRVGPTLQRGLSHSHTFSSIRDWRRSTTSPSTPQYPSGGFSYQPPPLALASPTLSTDTPEQQGFRPGSDKLRRSMPNLFRAPSVPSPLSPANHIVSPSTLRNSLSFDSSNGLASRLQSSIPSPGQLQNRVQSVGNFQSLSRQPLKATAYVSPTVKGPVTMPTSTSLQSLSGIPLPSKPAVGVGGTPTPPRSSLPRPASFIGTSSTPRSKIAQPTRSLLTPPKSLSTLSALRDGSWRDGCY; encoded by the exons ATGGATGCAGCAGTGATGAACTCCCAGATAATGACGGATGTCAACGGCAACAGCAATGCCGCGAACGCCGAACTGGAGGTGAAAAAGCTCCAAGAGCTGGTTCGGAAATTGGAGCGGCAAAATGAGCAATTGAGGACGCGGGCGAACGGCTGCACTGGCAGCCCCCACATTCTACCTCCCTCTCCGGCCTATATGGCCGGGAGCTACTGCATACCTAGTCCGTTACCGACGCTACTGTGCCAGTCTTCCTTGGAGTCATTTTTCCCGTTGGACGAACCGTTCGAATATTTACATTCGCATTATGTTGATACTGCTCTCGACACGGAGGCTGATTATATGGAACGTACGGTTCTGGATGAGGTGGACATTCTGGACCTAGATGCTGTATTCTCTATTGAAGACTCTGAAGCTACCTG GCTGTATGTGTCAGCCAAGGCCCGGCTGTGGGGGGAGAGCCCTGTTACCCCCCTCCAGTGGAGCAGACAGGTCCTGGACAGCCCCAGAACAGAGGTGGAGTCGGCCCGCTCACTGTGCCTCAGGTTGGACCAAG TCCATAGGTGGCGGGGGGTCTTCTCCAGCCACTCTTCCCCTGCCCTCCCCCTGAGACGTGTAGCTGGAGTGTCCCCCCTCAGTGCCTCGTTCTCCAGGTCCTGCTCCACCCCTCCGCCCGCTGACAGACctg GCCGCAGCCTCCAGCGGTTCCTCCTCAGCCCCCAGTCTTCCATGGACAGTGAGCTCAGTGCCTCAGAGCTGGAGGATGACGCCATCACGCAGGGATACAAACTGCAGGACCTTGTTGACGTCCAGGTCATGGCTCGTCTGCAGGAGGACA GTCTTCGTCAGGACTACGCCACCACCTCCATCAACCGCCGCAGCGCCagcttctccttcctctcccttcagcACAGCGGCGAGGCCGacctggaggaggaagaggatgaggaagagtaCGGGCAGCTACCTCCTCCCCAGCCCCGTCTGACCCGTGTGGGACCCACCCTGCAGCGCGGCCTCTCCCACTCCCACACCTTCTCCAGCATACGGGACTGGAGGAGGAGCACAACCAGCCCCTCCACCCCTCAGTACCCCTCCGGAGGATTCTCCTATCAGCCCCCACCCCTGGCCCTGGCCAGCCCCACACTCAGCACCGACACACCCGAACAACAGGGCTTCAGGCCTGGATCAG ATAAGCTGCGGAGGAGCATGCCCAACCTGTTCAGGGCTCCCAGTGTGCCTAGCCCACTGAGCCCAGCCAATCACATCGTCTCTCCTTCCACCCTTCGGAACAGTCTGAGCTTTGACTCGTCCAATGGGCTGGCCAGCAGGCTACAGTCCTCCA TCCCTTCACCCGGTCAGTTGCAGAACAGAGTCCAGAGTGTGGGGAACTTCCAGTCGTTGTCGCGGCAACCCCTCAAAGCTACAGCCTATGTCAGCCCCACTGTGAAAGGGCCAGTTACCATGCCGACCTCCACCAGTCTGCAGTCCCTGAGTGGGATCCCCCTCCCCAGTAAACCAGCTGTGGGGGTTGGGGGCACTCCTACACCCCCCCGGAGCAGCCTGCCCCGCCCGGCCTCCTTTATTGGGACCAGCTCCACACCTCGAAGCAAGATCGCCCAACCCACacgcag TTTATTGACGCCTCCTAAGAGCTTGTCCACCCTGAGTGCCCTACGAGACGGGAGCTGGAGAGATGGCTGCTACTGA
- the LOC139373083 gene encoding SLAIN motif-containing protein 1-like isoform X3, with amino-acid sequence MDAAVMNSQIMTDVNGNSNAANAELEVKKLQELVRKLERQNEQLRTRANGCTGSPHILPPSPAYMAGSYCIPSPLPTLLCQSSLESFFPLDEPFEYLHSHYVDTALDTEADYMERTVLDEVDILDLDAVFSIEDSEATWLYVSAKARLWGESPVTPLQWSRQVLDSPRTEVESARSLCLRLDQGRSLQRFLLSPQSSMDSELSASELEDDAITQGYKLQDLVDVQVMARLQEDSLRQDYATTSINRRSASFSFLSLQHSGEADLEEEEDEEEYGQLPPPQPRLTRVGPTLQRGLSHSHTFSSIRDWRRSTTSPSTPQYPSGGFSYQPPPLALASPTLSTDTPEQQGFRPGSDKLRRSMPNLFRAPSVPSPLSPANHIVSPSTLRNSLSFDSSNGLASRLQSSIPSPGQLQNRVQSVGNFQSLSRQPLKATAYVSPTVKGPVTMPTSTSLQSLSGIPLPSKPAVGVGGTPTPPRSSLPRPASFIGTSSTPRSKIAQPTRSLLTPPKSLSTLSALRDGSWRDGCY; translated from the exons ATGGATGCAGCAGTGATGAACTCCCAGATAATGACGGATGTCAACGGCAACAGCAATGCCGCGAACGCCGAACTGGAGGTGAAAAAGCTCCAAGAGCTGGTTCGGAAATTGGAGCGGCAAAATGAGCAATTGAGGACGCGGGCGAACGGCTGCACTGGCAGCCCCCACATTCTACCTCCCTCTCCGGCCTATATGGCCGGGAGCTACTGCATACCTAGTCCGTTACCGACGCTACTGTGCCAGTCTTCCTTGGAGTCATTTTTCCCGTTGGACGAACCGTTCGAATATTTACATTCGCATTATGTTGATACTGCTCTCGACACGGAGGCTGATTATATGGAACGTACGGTTCTGGATGAGGTGGACATTCTGGACCTAGATGCTGTATTCTCTATTGAAGACTCTGAAGCTACCTG GCTGTATGTGTCAGCCAAGGCCCGGCTGTGGGGGGAGAGCCCTGTTACCCCCCTCCAGTGGAGCAGACAGGTCCTGGACAGCCCCAGAACAGAGGTGGAGTCGGCCCGCTCACTGTGCCTCAGGTTGGACCAAG GCCGCAGCCTCCAGCGGTTCCTCCTCAGCCCCCAGTCTTCCATGGACAGTGAGCTCAGTGCCTCAGAGCTGGAGGATGACGCCATCACGCAGGGATACAAACTGCAGGACCTTGTTGACGTCCAGGTCATGGCTCGTCTGCAGGAGGACA GTCTTCGTCAGGACTACGCCACCACCTCCATCAACCGCCGCAGCGCCagcttctccttcctctcccttcagcACAGCGGCGAGGCCGacctggaggaggaagaggatgaggaagagtaCGGGCAGCTACCTCCTCCCCAGCCCCGTCTGACCCGTGTGGGACCCACCCTGCAGCGCGGCCTCTCCCACTCCCACACCTTCTCCAGCATACGGGACTGGAGGAGGAGCACAACCAGCCCCTCCACCCCTCAGTACCCCTCCGGAGGATTCTCCTATCAGCCCCCACCCCTGGCCCTGGCCAGCCCCACACTCAGCACCGACACACCCGAACAACAGGGCTTCAGGCCTGGATCAG ATAAGCTGCGGAGGAGCATGCCCAACCTGTTCAGGGCTCCCAGTGTGCCTAGCCCACTGAGCCCAGCCAATCACATCGTCTCTCCTTCCACCCTTCGGAACAGTCTGAGCTTTGACTCGTCCAATGGGCTGGCCAGCAGGCTACAGTCCTCCA TCCCTTCACCCGGTCAGTTGCAGAACAGAGTCCAGAGTGTGGGGAACTTCCAGTCGTTGTCGCGGCAACCCCTCAAAGCTACAGCCTATGTCAGCCCCACTGTGAAAGGGCCAGTTACCATGCCGACCTCCACCAGTCTGCAGTCCCTGAGTGGGATCCCCCTCCCCAGTAAACCAGCTGTGGGGGTTGGGGGCACTCCTACACCCCCCCGGAGCAGCCTGCCCCGCCCGGCCTCCTTTATTGGGACCAGCTCCACACCTCGAAGCAAGATCGCCCAACCCACacgcag TTTATTGACGCCTCCTAAGAGCTTGTCCACCCTGAGTGCCCTACGAGACGGGAGCTGGAGAGATGGCTGCTACTGA